From a single Eubalaena glacialis isolate mEubGla1 chromosome 15, mEubGla1.1.hap2.+ XY, whole genome shotgun sequence genomic region:
- the MORC2 gene encoding ATPase MORC2 isoform X2 produces MAFTNYSSLNRAQLTFDYLHTNSTTHEFLFGALAELVDNARDADATRIDIYAERREDLRGGFMLCFLDDGAGMDPSDAASVIQFGKSAKRTPESTQIGQYGNGLKSGSMRIGKDFILFTKKEETMTCLFLSRTFHEEEGIDEVIVPLPTWNARTREPVTDNVEKFAIETELIYKYSPFRNEEEVMTQFMKIPGDSGTLVIIFNLKLMDNGEPELDIISNPRDIQMAETSPEGTKPERRSFRAYAAVLYIDPRMRIFIHGHKVQTKRLSCCLYKPRMYKYTSSRFKTRAEQEVKKAEHVARIAEEKAREAESKARTLEVRLGGDLTRDSRVMLRQVQNMAITLRREADVKKRIKEAKQRALKEPKELNFVFGVNIEHRDLDGMFIYNCSRLIKMYEKVGPQLEGGMACGGVVGVVDVPYLVLEPTHNKQDFADAKEYRHLLRAMGEHLAQYWKDIAIAQRGIIKFWDEFGYLSANWNQPPSSELRYKRRRAMEIPTTIQCDLCLKWRTLPFQLSSVEKDYPDTWVCSMNPDPEQDRCEASEQKQKVPLGTFRKDLKTQEEKQKQLTEKIRQQQEKLEALQKTTPIRSQADLKKLPLEVTTRPSTEEPARRPQRPRSPPLPAVIKNAPSRPPSLQAPRPASQPRKAPVIGSVPKPPAPTAREEASTSRLLQPPEVPRKPANTPVKTASRPAPPVQPPSPSLLPNSKSPREVPAPRVIKTPVVKKPEPPSKLSLAVPGRKRSLGVSDEEEAEEEAERRKERSKRGKFAVKEEKKDLNELSDSAGEEDPADLKSAQKDKGLHVEVRVNREWYTGRVTAVELGKNVVRWKVKFDYVPTDTTPRDRWVEKGSEDVRLMKPPSPEYQSPDTQQEGGEEEEEAAVAQQAVAMAKPSTSDCIRIEPDTTAPNTNHETIDLLVQILRNCLRYFLPPSFPISKKELSAMNSDELISFPLKEYFKQYEVGLQNLCHSYQSRADSRAKASEESLRTSERKLRETEEKLQKLRTNIVALLQKVQEHPDQEGWRWCGCLGLIPARPTDIDINTDDELDAYIEDLITKGD; encoded by the exons AACCACTCATGAATTCTTGTTTGGTGCTCTTGCTGAACTCGTTGATAATGCAAG AGATGCTGATGCCACCAGAATCGATATTTATGCAG AAAGGCGAGAGGACCTTCGCGGAGGATTTATGCTTTGTTTTTTGGATGATGGAGCAGGAATGGATCCAA GTGATGCTGCCAGTGTGATCCAGTTTGGGAAGTCAGCCAAGCGAACGCCTGAGTCCACCCAGATTGGGCAGTACGGGAATGGGTTAAAATC GGGCTCGATGCGCATTGGGAAGGATTTTATCCTCTTCACCAAGAAGGAAGAGACCATGACCTGCCTCTTCCTGTCGCGTACCTTTCACGAGGAGGAAGGCATTGATGAA GTGATAGTCCCATTGCCCACCTGGAATGCTCGGACCCGGGAACCTGTCACAGACAACGTGGAGAAGTTTGCCATCGAGACGGAACTCATCTATAAGTATTCTCCCTTCCGCAATGAAGAGGAAGTGATGACTCAGTTCATGAAGATTCCTGGGGACAGTG GAACGCTGGTGATCATCTTCAATCTCAAACTCATGGATAACGGAGAGCCGGAGCTGGACATAATCTCAAATCCAAGAGATATCCAGATGGCAGAGACTTCCCCGGAGGGCAC GAAGCCAGAGCGCCGCTCCTTCCGCGCCTATGCTGCCGTGCTCTACATTGATCCCCGGATGCGGATCTTCATCCACGGGCACAAGGTGCAGACCAAGAGGCTCTCCTGCTGCCTCTACAAGCCCAG gatGTACAAGTACACATCAAGCCGGTTCAAGACCCGCGCGGAGCAGGAGGTGAAGAAAGCTGAGCACGTGGCACGGATTG CTGAAGAGAAGGCAAGGGAGGCGGAGAGCAAAGCTCGGACATTAGAAGTGCGCCTGGGCGGAGACCTCACTCGGGACTCCAGG GTGATGTTGCGACAGGTCCAGAACATGGCCATTACCCTTCGCAGAGAAGCTGATGTCAAGAAGCGGATCAAGGAGGCCAAGCAGCG AGCGCTTAAAGAACCCAAGGAACTGAACTTTGTTTTTGGGGTCAATATCGAACACCGGGACCTGGACGGCATGTTCATCTACAACTGTAGCCGCCTGATCAAGATGTATGAGAAAGTGGGCCCACAGCTGGAAGGGGGCAT GGCATGTGGCGGGGTCGTTGGGGTTGTAGATGTGCCCTACCTGGTCCTGGAGCCTACACACAACAAGCAGGACTTTGCTGATGCCAAGGAGTACCGGCACCTGCTGCGGGCGATGGGGGAGCACTTGGCGCAGTACTGGAAGGACATCGCCATTG CCCAGCGGGGAATCATCAAGTTCTGGGATGAGTTCGGCTACCTCTCTGCCAACTGGAACCAGCCTCCATCCAGTGAGCTGCGTTACAAACGGCGGAGAGCTATGGAAATCCCAACCACCATCCAGTGTG ATTTGTGTCTGAAGTGGCGGACCCTCCCCTTCCAGCTGAGTTCTGTGGAAAAAGATTACCCTGACACCTGGGTTTGCTCCATGAACCCTGATCCTGAGCAGGACCG GTGTGAGGCTTCTGAACAGAAGCAGAAGGTTCCCCTGGGGACGTTCAGAAAGGATCTGAAGACACAGGAAGAGAAGCAgaagcaactgacagagaaaATTCGCCAGCAGCAGGAGAAGCTGGAGGCCCTGCAG AAAACCACACCCATCCGCTCCCAAGCTGACCTGAAGAAATTGCCCTTGGAAGTGACCACCAGACCTTCCACTGAG GAACCTGCACGTAGACCTCAGCGTCCTCGGTCACCTCCTTTACCTGCTGTGATCAAGAATGCCCCGAGCAGACCCCCTTCCCTGCAGGCTCCCAGACCAGCCAGCCAGCCCCGGAAGGCTCCTGTCATCGGCAGCGTCCCAAAGCCTCCTGCCCCGACAGCGCGGGAGGAGGCCAGTACTTCCAGGCTGCTCCAGCCTCCTGAGGTGCCCCGAAAGCCTGCCAACACTCCAGTCAAGACTGCATCCCGGCCCGCCCCTCCCGTGCAGCCACCGTCACCATCTCTGCTGCCCAACTCCAAGAGCCCTCGGGAGGTCCCCGCCCCCCGAGTCATCAAGACTCCGGTGGTCAAGAAGCCGGAGCCGCCCAGTAAACTCTCCCTG GCCGTTCCTGGTCGGAAGCGGAGTCTTGGGGTCTCTGATGAGGAAGAAGCCGAGGAAGAGGctgagaggaggaaagagagatcCAAGCGGGGCAAGTTtgccgtgaaggaggaaaaaaaggacttGAATGAG CTCTCAGACAGTGCTGGGGAAGAGGACCCAGCTGACCTCAAGAGCGCTCAGAAAG ATAAAGGGCTGCACGTGGAGGTGCGTGTGAACAGGGAGTGGTACACAGGCCGTGTCACAGCCGTGGAGTTGGGCAAGAACGTGGTGCGGTGGAAGGTGAAATTTGACTATGTGCCCACGGACACGACACCAAGAGACCGCTG GGTGGAGAAAGGCAGTGAGGATGTGCGGTTGATGAAGCCCCCTTCCCCGGAGTATCAGAGCCCGGACACGCAGCAGGagggcggggaggaggaggaggaggcggcggtGGCTCAGCAGGCTGTAGCCATGGCCAAACCCTCCACCTCGGACTGCATTCGCATTGAGCCCGACACCACCGCCCCGAACACCAACCACGAGACCATTGACCTTCTCGTCCAGATCCTTCG GAATTGTTTACGGTACTTCCTGCCTCCgagtttccccatctctaagaAGGAGCTGAGTGCTATGAATTCAGATGAGCTAATATCATTTCCTCTG AAAGAGTACTTCAAGCAGTATGAAGTGGGgctccagaacctgtgccattCCTACCAGAGCCGCGCCGACTCACGGGCCAAGGCTTCCGAGGAGAGCCTGCGTACCTCCGAGAGAAAGCTCCGCGAGACAGAGGAGAAGCTGCAGAAGCTGAGGACCAACATCGTGGCGCTCCTGCAAAAGGTGCAGGAG caTCCTGACCAG
- the MORC2 gene encoding ATPase MORC2 isoform X1, giving the protein MAFTNYSSLNRAQLTFDYLHTNSTTHEFLFGALAELVDNARDADATRIDIYAERREDLRGGFMLCFLDDGAGMDPSDAASVIQFGKSAKRTPESTQIGQYGNGLKSGSMRIGKDFILFTKKEETMTCLFLSRTFHEEEGIDEVIVPLPTWNARTREPVTDNVEKFAIETELIYKYSPFRNEEEVMTQFMKIPGDSGTLVIIFNLKLMDNGEPELDIISNPRDIQMAETSPEGTKPERRSFRAYAAVLYIDPRMRIFIHGHKVQTKRLSCCLYKPRMYKYTSSRFKTRAEQEVKKAEHVARIAEEKAREAESKARTLEVRLGGDLTRDSRVMLRQVQNMAITLRREADVKKRIKEAKQRALKEPKELNFVFGVNIEHRDLDGMFIYNCSRLIKMYEKVGPQLEGGMACGGVVGVVDVPYLVLEPTHNKQDFADAKEYRHLLRAMGEHLAQYWKDIAIAQRGIIKFWDEFGYLSANWNQPPSSELRYKRRRAMEIPTTIQCDLCLKWRTLPFQLSSVEKDYPDTWVCSMNPDPEQDRCEASEQKQKVPLGTFRKDLKTQEEKQKQLTEKIRQQQEKLEALQKTTPIRSQADLKKLPLEVTTRPSTEEPARRPQRPRSPPLPAVIKNAPSRPPSLQAPRPASQPRKAPVIGSVPKPPAPTAREEASTSRLLQPPEVPRKPANTPVKTASRPAPPVQPPSPSLLPNSKSPREVPAPRVIKTPVVKKPEPPSKLSLAVPGRKRSLGVSDEEEAEEEAERRKERSKRGKFAVKEEKKDLNELSDSAGEEDPADLKSAQKDKGLHVEVRVNREWYTGRVTAVELGKNVVRWKVKFDYVPTDTTPRDRWVEKGSEDVRLMKPPSPEYQSPDTQQEGGEEEEEAAVAQQAVAMAKPSTSDCIRIEPDTTAPNTNHETIDLLVQILRNCLRYFLPPSFPISKKELSAMNSDELISFPLKEYFKQYEVGLQNLCHSYQSRADSRAKASEESLRTSERKLRETEEKLQKLRTNIVALLQKVQEESVVPTLAAQHPDQEGWRWCGCLGLIPARPTDIDINTDDELDAYIEDLITKGD; this is encoded by the exons AACCACTCATGAATTCTTGTTTGGTGCTCTTGCTGAACTCGTTGATAATGCAAG AGATGCTGATGCCACCAGAATCGATATTTATGCAG AAAGGCGAGAGGACCTTCGCGGAGGATTTATGCTTTGTTTTTTGGATGATGGAGCAGGAATGGATCCAA GTGATGCTGCCAGTGTGATCCAGTTTGGGAAGTCAGCCAAGCGAACGCCTGAGTCCACCCAGATTGGGCAGTACGGGAATGGGTTAAAATC GGGCTCGATGCGCATTGGGAAGGATTTTATCCTCTTCACCAAGAAGGAAGAGACCATGACCTGCCTCTTCCTGTCGCGTACCTTTCACGAGGAGGAAGGCATTGATGAA GTGATAGTCCCATTGCCCACCTGGAATGCTCGGACCCGGGAACCTGTCACAGACAACGTGGAGAAGTTTGCCATCGAGACGGAACTCATCTATAAGTATTCTCCCTTCCGCAATGAAGAGGAAGTGATGACTCAGTTCATGAAGATTCCTGGGGACAGTG GAACGCTGGTGATCATCTTCAATCTCAAACTCATGGATAACGGAGAGCCGGAGCTGGACATAATCTCAAATCCAAGAGATATCCAGATGGCAGAGACTTCCCCGGAGGGCAC GAAGCCAGAGCGCCGCTCCTTCCGCGCCTATGCTGCCGTGCTCTACATTGATCCCCGGATGCGGATCTTCATCCACGGGCACAAGGTGCAGACCAAGAGGCTCTCCTGCTGCCTCTACAAGCCCAG gatGTACAAGTACACATCAAGCCGGTTCAAGACCCGCGCGGAGCAGGAGGTGAAGAAAGCTGAGCACGTGGCACGGATTG CTGAAGAGAAGGCAAGGGAGGCGGAGAGCAAAGCTCGGACATTAGAAGTGCGCCTGGGCGGAGACCTCACTCGGGACTCCAGG GTGATGTTGCGACAGGTCCAGAACATGGCCATTACCCTTCGCAGAGAAGCTGATGTCAAGAAGCGGATCAAGGAGGCCAAGCAGCG AGCGCTTAAAGAACCCAAGGAACTGAACTTTGTTTTTGGGGTCAATATCGAACACCGGGACCTGGACGGCATGTTCATCTACAACTGTAGCCGCCTGATCAAGATGTATGAGAAAGTGGGCCCACAGCTGGAAGGGGGCAT GGCATGTGGCGGGGTCGTTGGGGTTGTAGATGTGCCCTACCTGGTCCTGGAGCCTACACACAACAAGCAGGACTTTGCTGATGCCAAGGAGTACCGGCACCTGCTGCGGGCGATGGGGGAGCACTTGGCGCAGTACTGGAAGGACATCGCCATTG CCCAGCGGGGAATCATCAAGTTCTGGGATGAGTTCGGCTACCTCTCTGCCAACTGGAACCAGCCTCCATCCAGTGAGCTGCGTTACAAACGGCGGAGAGCTATGGAAATCCCAACCACCATCCAGTGTG ATTTGTGTCTGAAGTGGCGGACCCTCCCCTTCCAGCTGAGTTCTGTGGAAAAAGATTACCCTGACACCTGGGTTTGCTCCATGAACCCTGATCCTGAGCAGGACCG GTGTGAGGCTTCTGAACAGAAGCAGAAGGTTCCCCTGGGGACGTTCAGAAAGGATCTGAAGACACAGGAAGAGAAGCAgaagcaactgacagagaaaATTCGCCAGCAGCAGGAGAAGCTGGAGGCCCTGCAG AAAACCACACCCATCCGCTCCCAAGCTGACCTGAAGAAATTGCCCTTGGAAGTGACCACCAGACCTTCCACTGAG GAACCTGCACGTAGACCTCAGCGTCCTCGGTCACCTCCTTTACCTGCTGTGATCAAGAATGCCCCGAGCAGACCCCCTTCCCTGCAGGCTCCCAGACCAGCCAGCCAGCCCCGGAAGGCTCCTGTCATCGGCAGCGTCCCAAAGCCTCCTGCCCCGACAGCGCGGGAGGAGGCCAGTACTTCCAGGCTGCTCCAGCCTCCTGAGGTGCCCCGAAAGCCTGCCAACACTCCAGTCAAGACTGCATCCCGGCCCGCCCCTCCCGTGCAGCCACCGTCACCATCTCTGCTGCCCAACTCCAAGAGCCCTCGGGAGGTCCCCGCCCCCCGAGTCATCAAGACTCCGGTGGTCAAGAAGCCGGAGCCGCCCAGTAAACTCTCCCTG GCCGTTCCTGGTCGGAAGCGGAGTCTTGGGGTCTCTGATGAGGAAGAAGCCGAGGAAGAGGctgagaggaggaaagagagatcCAAGCGGGGCAAGTTtgccgtgaaggaggaaaaaaaggacttGAATGAG CTCTCAGACAGTGCTGGGGAAGAGGACCCAGCTGACCTCAAGAGCGCTCAGAAAG ATAAAGGGCTGCACGTGGAGGTGCGTGTGAACAGGGAGTGGTACACAGGCCGTGTCACAGCCGTGGAGTTGGGCAAGAACGTGGTGCGGTGGAAGGTGAAATTTGACTATGTGCCCACGGACACGACACCAAGAGACCGCTG GGTGGAGAAAGGCAGTGAGGATGTGCGGTTGATGAAGCCCCCTTCCCCGGAGTATCAGAGCCCGGACACGCAGCAGGagggcggggaggaggaggaggaggcggcggtGGCTCAGCAGGCTGTAGCCATGGCCAAACCCTCCACCTCGGACTGCATTCGCATTGAGCCCGACACCACCGCCCCGAACACCAACCACGAGACCATTGACCTTCTCGTCCAGATCCTTCG GAATTGTTTACGGTACTTCCTGCCTCCgagtttccccatctctaagaAGGAGCTGAGTGCTATGAATTCAGATGAGCTAATATCATTTCCTCTG AAAGAGTACTTCAAGCAGTATGAAGTGGGgctccagaacctgtgccattCCTACCAGAGCCGCGCCGACTCACGGGCCAAGGCTTCCGAGGAGAGCCTGCGTACCTCCGAGAGAAAGCTCCGCGAGACAGAGGAGAAGCTGCAGAAGCTGAGGACCAACATCGTGGCGCTCCTGCAAAAGGTGCAGGAG GAATCTGTGGttccaaccctggctgcacagcaTCCTGACCAG
- the MORC2 gene encoding ATPase MORC2 isoform X3 gives MAFTNYSSLNRAQLTFDYLHTNSTTHEFLFGALAELVDNARDADATRIDIYAERREDLRGGFMLCFLDDGAGMDPSDAASVIQFGKSAKRTPESTQIGQYGNGLKSGSMRIGKDFILFTKKEETMTCLFLSRTFHEEEGIDEVIVPLPTWNARTREPVTDNVEKFAIETELIYKYSPFRNEEEVMTQFMKIPGDSGTLVIIFNLKLMDNGEPELDIISNPRDIQMAETSPEGTKPERRSFRAYAAVLYIDPRMRIFIHGHKVQTKRLSCCLYKPRMYKYTSSRFKTRAEQEVKKAEHVARIAEEKAREAESKARTLEVRLGGDLTRDSRVMLRQVQNMAITLRREADVKKRIKEAKQRALKEPKELNFVFGVNIEHRDLDGMFIYNCSRLIKMYEKVGPQLEGGMACGGVVGVVDVPYLVLEPTHNKQDFADAKEYRHLLRAMGEHLAQYWKDIAIAQRGIIKFWDEFGYLSANWNQPPSSELRYKRRRAMEIPTTIQCDLCLKWRTLPFQLSSVEKDYPDTWVCSMNPDPEQDRCEASEQKQKVPLGTFRKDLKTQEEKQKQLTEKIRQQQEKLEALQKTTPIRSQADLKKLPLEVTTRPSTEEPARRPQRPRSPPLPAVIKNAPSRPPSLQAPRPASQPRKAPVIGSVPKPPAPTAREEASTSRLLQPPEVPRKPANTPVKTASRPAPPVQPPSPSLLPNSKSPREVPAPRVIKTPVVKKPEPPSKLSLAVPGRKRSLGVSDEEEAEEEAERRKERSKRGKFAVKEEKKDLNELSDSAGEEDPADLKSAQKDKGLHVEVRVNREWYTGRVTAVELGKNVVRWKVKFDYVPTDTTPRDRWVEKGSEDVRLMKPPSPEYQSPDTQQEGGEEEEEAAVAQQAVAMAKPSTSDCIRIEPDTTAPNTNHETIDLLVQILRNCLRYFLPPSFPISKKELSAMNSDELISFPLKEYFKQYEVGLQNLCHSYQSRADSRAKASEESLRTSERKLRETEEKLQKLRTNIVALLQKVQEDIDINTDDELDAYIEDLITKGD, from the exons AACCACTCATGAATTCTTGTTTGGTGCTCTTGCTGAACTCGTTGATAATGCAAG AGATGCTGATGCCACCAGAATCGATATTTATGCAG AAAGGCGAGAGGACCTTCGCGGAGGATTTATGCTTTGTTTTTTGGATGATGGAGCAGGAATGGATCCAA GTGATGCTGCCAGTGTGATCCAGTTTGGGAAGTCAGCCAAGCGAACGCCTGAGTCCACCCAGATTGGGCAGTACGGGAATGGGTTAAAATC GGGCTCGATGCGCATTGGGAAGGATTTTATCCTCTTCACCAAGAAGGAAGAGACCATGACCTGCCTCTTCCTGTCGCGTACCTTTCACGAGGAGGAAGGCATTGATGAA GTGATAGTCCCATTGCCCACCTGGAATGCTCGGACCCGGGAACCTGTCACAGACAACGTGGAGAAGTTTGCCATCGAGACGGAACTCATCTATAAGTATTCTCCCTTCCGCAATGAAGAGGAAGTGATGACTCAGTTCATGAAGATTCCTGGGGACAGTG GAACGCTGGTGATCATCTTCAATCTCAAACTCATGGATAACGGAGAGCCGGAGCTGGACATAATCTCAAATCCAAGAGATATCCAGATGGCAGAGACTTCCCCGGAGGGCAC GAAGCCAGAGCGCCGCTCCTTCCGCGCCTATGCTGCCGTGCTCTACATTGATCCCCGGATGCGGATCTTCATCCACGGGCACAAGGTGCAGACCAAGAGGCTCTCCTGCTGCCTCTACAAGCCCAG gatGTACAAGTACACATCAAGCCGGTTCAAGACCCGCGCGGAGCAGGAGGTGAAGAAAGCTGAGCACGTGGCACGGATTG CTGAAGAGAAGGCAAGGGAGGCGGAGAGCAAAGCTCGGACATTAGAAGTGCGCCTGGGCGGAGACCTCACTCGGGACTCCAGG GTGATGTTGCGACAGGTCCAGAACATGGCCATTACCCTTCGCAGAGAAGCTGATGTCAAGAAGCGGATCAAGGAGGCCAAGCAGCG AGCGCTTAAAGAACCCAAGGAACTGAACTTTGTTTTTGGGGTCAATATCGAACACCGGGACCTGGACGGCATGTTCATCTACAACTGTAGCCGCCTGATCAAGATGTATGAGAAAGTGGGCCCACAGCTGGAAGGGGGCAT GGCATGTGGCGGGGTCGTTGGGGTTGTAGATGTGCCCTACCTGGTCCTGGAGCCTACACACAACAAGCAGGACTTTGCTGATGCCAAGGAGTACCGGCACCTGCTGCGGGCGATGGGGGAGCACTTGGCGCAGTACTGGAAGGACATCGCCATTG CCCAGCGGGGAATCATCAAGTTCTGGGATGAGTTCGGCTACCTCTCTGCCAACTGGAACCAGCCTCCATCCAGTGAGCTGCGTTACAAACGGCGGAGAGCTATGGAAATCCCAACCACCATCCAGTGTG ATTTGTGTCTGAAGTGGCGGACCCTCCCCTTCCAGCTGAGTTCTGTGGAAAAAGATTACCCTGACACCTGGGTTTGCTCCATGAACCCTGATCCTGAGCAGGACCG GTGTGAGGCTTCTGAACAGAAGCAGAAGGTTCCCCTGGGGACGTTCAGAAAGGATCTGAAGACACAGGAAGAGAAGCAgaagcaactgacagagaaaATTCGCCAGCAGCAGGAGAAGCTGGAGGCCCTGCAG AAAACCACACCCATCCGCTCCCAAGCTGACCTGAAGAAATTGCCCTTGGAAGTGACCACCAGACCTTCCACTGAG GAACCTGCACGTAGACCTCAGCGTCCTCGGTCACCTCCTTTACCTGCTGTGATCAAGAATGCCCCGAGCAGACCCCCTTCCCTGCAGGCTCCCAGACCAGCCAGCCAGCCCCGGAAGGCTCCTGTCATCGGCAGCGTCCCAAAGCCTCCTGCCCCGACAGCGCGGGAGGAGGCCAGTACTTCCAGGCTGCTCCAGCCTCCTGAGGTGCCCCGAAAGCCTGCCAACACTCCAGTCAAGACTGCATCCCGGCCCGCCCCTCCCGTGCAGCCACCGTCACCATCTCTGCTGCCCAACTCCAAGAGCCCTCGGGAGGTCCCCGCCCCCCGAGTCATCAAGACTCCGGTGGTCAAGAAGCCGGAGCCGCCCAGTAAACTCTCCCTG GCCGTTCCTGGTCGGAAGCGGAGTCTTGGGGTCTCTGATGAGGAAGAAGCCGAGGAAGAGGctgagaggaggaaagagagatcCAAGCGGGGCAAGTTtgccgtgaaggaggaaaaaaaggacttGAATGAG CTCTCAGACAGTGCTGGGGAAGAGGACCCAGCTGACCTCAAGAGCGCTCAGAAAG ATAAAGGGCTGCACGTGGAGGTGCGTGTGAACAGGGAGTGGTACACAGGCCGTGTCACAGCCGTGGAGTTGGGCAAGAACGTGGTGCGGTGGAAGGTGAAATTTGACTATGTGCCCACGGACACGACACCAAGAGACCGCTG GGTGGAGAAAGGCAGTGAGGATGTGCGGTTGATGAAGCCCCCTTCCCCGGAGTATCAGAGCCCGGACACGCAGCAGGagggcggggaggaggaggaggaggcggcggtGGCTCAGCAGGCTGTAGCCATGGCCAAACCCTCCACCTCGGACTGCATTCGCATTGAGCCCGACACCACCGCCCCGAACACCAACCACGAGACCATTGACCTTCTCGTCCAGATCCTTCG GAATTGTTTACGGTACTTCCTGCCTCCgagtttccccatctctaagaAGGAGCTGAGTGCTATGAATTCAGATGAGCTAATATCATTTCCTCTG AAAGAGTACTTCAAGCAGTATGAAGTGGGgctccagaacctgtgccattCCTACCAGAGCCGCGCCGACTCACGGGCCAAGGCTTCCGAGGAGAGCCTGCGTACCTCCGAGAGAAAGCTCCGCGAGACAGAGGAGAAGCTGCAGAAGCTGAGGACCAACATCGTGGCGCTCCTGCAAAAGGTGCAGGAG